One Drechmeria coniospora strain ARSEF 6962 chromosome 01, whole genome shotgun sequence genomic region harbors:
- a CDS encoding putative restin, which yields MSDKENVVRMASQKEAAPPTAEPSTATGSSPAATDSPSKANGETKTPAAAKRVSTTAASTSRRPGTASSTGSKTGTASVGASTGTAARTASTLNKPPTRPPVTATTRRSTAAPASSSTHRSRPSVGASGDEKKPSLTSSVARRTSSIVSSPAKVAEKKTTTTPAAAAARRPAAPSSAPAASSRTSALASSSTPAASSRTSTLASRTSTAAAGSSATRPSTASRSTVTAGTAGTADARKRLSVASATPATTSTRAATRPAARPDSAASKELDGLKSKLAEGNAEIESLKAQIKTSEETVARLREQVTDPPAQESAAQDEAAMANLKAEHESAVASLEARLDDVNAKLNAGETEVVALKAALADAQHSKSALEGELAGLRKSLEAIEAEGEEKGKASDSALRKAVDEHALQMEELQTSLAGQHRAAMEEVEARHKSELEKGSADVSSHKSALAELQAGHELEMSDLRKKMEQMSSEHEALESTSIEKSRSEHEAHSAKVAGLESDIAELKAALDLSREAAEKMQSLDGKLAEMQSQLDAKESSLVAAREELASVKAGSSEAEKAAAEKDKEISKLKAMHDERMKNLSQDYENEIESLRGDAFFKRKFEVLEAQHDELRAASELGAENHAKALAAAKDEHAAALAALEHKEAEHGRSMDALRASHAEELTSARSGASLDKDAHASQLEGLKSAHAEELERLKKKSETTLGEQLDSLMASHADVLDGLRKEHADALDGLTKEHADEKEALLAAHRSKLASVQDAGESTHATEMATVKADLDAARHELASAREESRRAVEAVTQELEEKHIGEVEKLVAMNTEVMEKMKVDGIQARKELEELTAAHSKSLDDAINEYKHNSSSLQDKLAQQAEANAALDKALSDAQLALAKAEAEVDEMGQRLAHEKMERMTALADFDAAKSTKPDSSEADALRAELASLKKAQETKADGLSAAQETIDSMKKDLELAQTKLEAHKAEAEAQRNTAQADYEDLNDSMTVLVEEADGKVKELEAKLKTTQAKAADAAKRLDELEAQLKVKDAELAEAKARATPLKSPGLASSRFADADAAGATAAKNGATEGEDDDADYTSEALASLTQARLTAKQIDALDREMRDRNLQLLNSITNPDATESS from the exons ATGTCGGACAAGGAAAACGTCGTCCGCATGGCCTCGCAGAAGGAGGCTGCCCCTCCCACGGCcgagccctcgacggccacgggATCCAGCCCGGCCGCCACCGATTCTCCTTCCAAGGCCAATGGTGAGACCAAGACGCCCGCCGCAGCGAAGCGCGTCAGCACGACGGCAGCTTCGACGAGCCGTCGCCCCGGCACCGCCTCGTCCACCGGTTCCAAGACGGGCACTGCCTCCGTTGGGGCCTCCACCGGCACCGCCGCTCGCACGGCCAGCACGCTGAACAAACctccgacgcggccgcccgtgacggcgacgacccgtcggtcgacggccgcaCCCGCCTCTTCGTCGACCCACCGCAGTCGGCCGAGCGTCGGTGCCAGCGGGGACGAGAAGAAGCCGTCGTTGACCTCGTCCGTGGCACGGAGGACGAGCTCCATCGTGAGCAGTCCCGCCAAGGTTGCcgagaagaagacgacgacgacgccggccgccgcagccgctcgACGACCGGCGGCACCCTCCAGCGCACCggccgcgagctcgaggacatccgcgctcgcctcctccagcacccccgccgcgagctcgaggacgtctACGCTCGCCTCCAGGACCAGCACCGCGGCCGcggggtcgtcggcgacgaggcccagcACGGCTTCGCGCTCGACCGTcaccgccggcaccgccggcaccgccgacgctcgcaaacgcctctccgtcgcctcggcaaCCCCCGCCACGACTTCCACCCGTGCCGCCACCCGCCCGGCAGCCCGccccgactcggccgcctcgaagGAACTCGACGGGCTCAAGTCCAAGCTTGCCGAGGGCAACGCCGAAATCGAGTCTCTCAAGGCCCAGATCAAGACGTCGGAGGAGACGGTCGCTCGACTGCGCGAACAGGTCACCGATCCTCCGGCTCAAGAGTCCGCCGCCCAAGATGaagcggccatggccaacctCAAGGCGGAGCACGAGTCCGCCGTCGCAAGCCTGGAGGCccgtctcgacgacgtcaacgCCAAGTTGAACGCCGGCGAGACcgaggtcgtcgccctcaaggccgcgctcgccgacgctcaGCACTCCAAGTCCGCTCTCGAAGGGGAACTTGCGGGCCTCAGAAAGTCTCTGGAAGCCATCGAGGcggagggcgaggagaaggGCAAGGCAAGCGACAGCGCGCTGCGGAAGGCTGTCGACGAGCACGCCCTCCAGATGGAGGAGCTGCAGACGTCCCTTGCCGGTCAGCACAGGGCCGCCATGGAGGAAGTCGAGGCAAGACACAAGTCGGAGCTCGAGAAaggctcggccgacgtctCCTCCCACAAATCGGCtctcgccgagctccagGCCGGCCACGAGTTGGAAATGTCTGACCTGAGAAAGAAGATGGAACAGATGTCCTCCGAGCACGAGGCCTTGGAGTCGACCAGCATCGAAAAGTCCCGCTCCGAGCACGAGGCGCACAGCGCCAAGGTCGCCGGGCTCGAGAGCGACATTGCCGAGCTCAAGGCCGCACTCGACCTGTCCcgcgaggcggccgaaaAGATGCAgtccctcgacggcaagctggCCGAGATGCAGAGCCAGCTGGACGCCAAGGAGTcttccctcgtcgccgcacGGGAGGAGCTCGCTTCCGTCAAGGCCGGATcgagcgaggccgagaaggcaGCGGCGGAAAAGGACAAGGAGATCTCGAAACTGAAGGCGATGCACGACGAGCGCATGAAGAACCTCTCGCAGGACTACGAAAACGAGATCGAGAGCCTGCGCGGCGACGCCTTCTTCAAACGCAAGttcgaggtgctcgaggcGCAGCACGACGAGCTGCGAGCCGCCTCGGAGCTCGGGGCCGAGAACCACGCCAaggcccttgccgccgccaaggacgagCACGCGGCCGCGCTGGCCGCGCTGGAGCACAAGGAGGCGGAGCACGGACGGTCGATGGACGCGCTGCGGGCGAGCcacgccgaggagctcacGTCGGCCAGGTCGGGCGCCTCCCTCGACAAGGACGCTCACGCCAGCCAACTCGAAGGCCTGAAGTCGGCCcacgccgaggagctcgaaAGACTCAAGAAGAAGAGCGAGACGACTCTCGGCGAACAGCTCGATTCGCTCATGGCTTCCcacgccgacgtgctcgacggcTTGAGGAAGGAGCATgccgacgcgctcgacggcTTGACAAAGGAacacgccgacgagaaggaggcgCTTCTCGCGGCCCACCGGTCGAAGCTGGCTTCCGTCcaggacgccggcgagagCACGCACGCCACCGAGATGGCGACGGTCAAGGCCGACCTTGACGCCGCCCGGCATGAGTTGGCGAGCGCGCGGGAGGAGAGCCGGAGggcggtcgaggccgtcacgcaggagctcgaggagaagcacatcggcgaggtcgagaagCTCGTGGCGATGAACACGGAGGTCATGGAGAAGATGAAGGTGGACGGCATCCAGGCCCgaaaggagctcgaggagctgacggcggcgcacTCCAAgtccctcgacgacgccatcaacgagtacaagcacaacaGCTCGAGCCTCCAGGACAAGCTCgcgcagcaggccgaggccaacgcgGCCCTCGACAAGGCCCTCTCCGACGCCCAGCTGgccctcgccaaggccgaggccgaggtcgacgagatgGGCCAGCGGCTCGCGCACGAGAAGATGGAGCGCATGACGGCCCTCGCCGACTTTGACGCGGCGAAGAGCACCAAGCCGGACAGCTCGGAGGCGGATGCCCTGCGGGCCGAGCTCGCGTCCCTCAAGAAGGCGCAGGAGACGAAGGCGGACGGGCTGTCGGCGGCGCAGGAGACGATAGACAGCATGAAGAAGGATCTCGAGCTGGCGCAGACGAAGCTCGAGGCGcacaaggccgaggccgaagcgCAGAGGAATACGGCGCAGGCCGACTACGAGGACCTCAACGACAGCATGACGGTgctggtcgaggaggccgacggcaaggtcaaggagctcgaggcgaagctgaagacgacgcaggcgaaggcggccgacgcggcgaagaggctggacgagctcgaggcccagctcaaggtcaaggacgccgagctggccgaggcaAAG GCCAGGGCGACTCCCCTCAAGTCTCCGGGGCTCGCGAGCAGCAGGttcgccgatgccgacgctgccggcgcgacggcggcgaagaacGGCGCGACGGAAGGtgaggatgacgatgccgactACACCTCGGAGGCATTGGCTTCG CTCACCCAGGCGCGCCTCACGGCCAAGCAGATTGACGCGCTCGATCGCGAGATGAGGGATCGTAACCTGCA GCTGCTGAACTCGATCACGAACCCGGACGCGACGGAATCCTCTTGA